The Malus sylvestris chromosome 3, drMalSylv7.2, whole genome shotgun sequence genomic sequence TAAACAACCTAGCCGAGTTAGGTTTGGGTCATAATCGGCTCTCTGGTTCTATTCCTTCCTGCTTGGGTGCGTTGGCAGTAGCTCTAAGAAATCTATCGTTAGAGTCCAATTTGTTAACTTCAAAAATACCATCTTCCTTGTGGGAACTCAAGTATGTACTGCACCTAAACTTGTCATCCAATTCTCTAGTTGGACCACTCTCAGAAGACATCGGAAAGTTGAAAGAAGTGGTGGATATAGATTTATCAAATAACCACTTCTCCGGAAACATTCCCGGTAGCATTGGTGGTCTtcaaaatatgattaatttgTCCTTGGCAAACAATTATTTACAAGGCCCTATTCCTAGTTCATTTAAAACCTTGCTAAGGCTAGAATTCTTGGATTTGTCCCAAAATAATCTATCTGGAGAGATCCCAAAGTCATTGGAAGCACTCTTGTATCTCAAGCATCTGAATTTGTCTTTCAACAAACTCCAAGGAGAAATTCCAACCGGCGGGCCTTTGGAAACTTCTTTGCTGATTCATTTGTATCCAACGGTGCGCTCTGTGGAGCTTCCCGACTCCATGTTCCACTGTGCAAAAATAGAACAAAAGTGAAGCCAAATTGGAGGAAAGCTAAATATATCATCTCAGGGGTCATATCAGTAATATTCCTAGCGGCTGCTGCATTGATTCTGATACTATGCAAGAAAAGGAATGTCGAAGTTGTTAGAGAAACTGGCTCGCTACATCAAGTTCTTTGGAGAAGAGTTTTGCGCCTAGAACTTGTAAAGGCAACAAATGGATTTCATGAAAGTAACTTACTAGGcacggggggggggggtttggctCAGTATACAGAGGAACACTTTCAGACGGGATAGATATCACCATCAAGGTTTTCAATTTACAGCTAGAAGGGGCATTCAAGAGTTTTGATAAGGAATGTGAAATGCTAAGCAATATCCGTCACCGAAATCTTATTAAAATCATAAGTTGCTGCGATGAACTTGATTTCAAAGCCCTGATACTTCAATTGATGCCTAATGGAAGCCTCGAAAACTGGTTGTATTCTCCAAACCGCTCCATGAATATCCTGCAGAGGCTGGATGTAATGAAAGATGTTGCATTGGCACTGGAATATCTTCATCATGGTTACTCGGTACCTATCGTTCATTGTGATGTGAAACCAAGCAATATACTATTAGATGATGATATGGTTGCACATGTTGCTGATTTTGGCATTGCAAGACTCATCGGTGGTGGAGATTCGATGACAGAAACCATGACCCTAGCCACAGTTGGATATATGGCTCCAGGTGATGTATTTTCTCAATTTTGTATCTGTTGGTCTTATTAGGAGTTATGATTTTCTTTTTATCATATATAACTAAATTCACATACAAATTTTGCAGAGTTTGGGATGGAAGGAAGCGTTTCAACAAGAGGGGATGTGTATAGTTTTGGTATTGTACTCATGGAGACATTCACAAAAAGGAAGCCAACGGATGAGATGTTTGTTGgggaaatgaatttaaagcaATGGATTGCAGATTCATTATTTCCAGATGCTGCAATAGGTGAAGTTGTGGATGCCGATATACTTGGGGCGGAGGAAGATGGTGATTTCGTGAGCAGGAGGGATTGCTTAGCATCCGTTATGAGATTAGCTTTAGCTTGCTCTGCAGCATTGCCAGGAGAGAGGATTAATATGTAAGATGCCGCAATCACACTCACCAAAATCAAGACTAAGTACTTGAAGGACTGTGGAGGAGTGAACTCTTAGTTCTTTTTGTTGTCTATATTTTCGGATCCATTTTCTTATTGTTGTTTTCAATCTGCAAAGACTACTTTATTTGCTCATAGTGACGGATATGACAATACGACGATATTCCTAAAATTGAAATGCCGAACCTGGATTTGCCAATGGAATGAGATTAGTAGTACCAAAATTGCAATTCCAATTATTCTTCCCATATTTGGTAGTAAAGCATTCAGTTTCTATGGCCAACCAAATCTGTTTCAAAAATTTACACTTCCAGCTCAAGAATGCCTGTCATGGGAACACAAAGTTATTTCAGTCAACATATCAGGAAGTTACAAACTTCTACACATGCCCTTGACAAAAAATTATAGGGCAGTGAGGCTACTCCTGTAGGTAGTTCAATAAACTTACTGGTAAGTTGGGTTTTTTCACTGCTTTACCAATTTGTGCTCATCTTTTTGACAAAAGGAACGAAGTTACTCCAATTTTCAGCCGTAAAGATCTTACAATTCATTCTGAAATATGTAAATGATCTTACTGCTTCAGCCTGGGAATGGTAACAGTTAGCATGTATTTTCCATAAACCAAACTGCAGGAGAAAAGCAAACGCATGAATACGCAGGACAGAATGGGCAAAAGAAAAAGTGGTTAACTATTAAACGCTATCAGAAGCCATGTGTTTCTAGTTATATGACATTTGCAATATCCAATATATGTCTAACAGAAATAATTGCTTTTGTTATTGAGCAAGGGATGAATTTACCCTGTCAAATCGTTCATCGGTATTTCTCCCAATCAAATGTACCCTTTTCTTTGAAACACTCCATATCTGGTGCAAATTGAATCATGTTAGATTACATTGGAAttgtataatattttaaatatacaATAAACAAAGCATAAGGCCAGACATAAGCTCATATTGGCCTGTTCCAAGCCCATGTTGAACCCAGAGACCCTGCACGACCTGCCGTGCCAAGCACAGCTGCATGGGCTAGTCCTACCTAACTTAAAAGCTtgaattatacaaaaaatatcTAAAGTAAGTCCAAAATAAGTGCCAACAAAGCAACAACCTAAGGAAGCATTATTTATCAACAGGCCTCGTACCTGTTCGAGTAATCCTTCTGGGCTACAAAGACAGGATGCCGGGTtatcaccatccatcatttctAAGCAGCTGCAATAAGATATTTAGTATGTGAACTAGGTAGAAAAGATACATTTGAAATCAAGCGGATGTTTAAGAAACCCTAATTATCAGGTTGGACAATGAACAAAATTCCAGTCAGAACCTTAAAACTTAGAATCTTACGGAACATGCAAAGCAGCTCCATGACGAGACAAAAGTAAAGCAACAGGATCATAACCATTTCTAACAACAGTGTTGTAGTATCCTGCTGTAAGTTCAGCAGGGTGTGCTATCGCCTGATACCACCAATATATTCCACCAATTTTAGCTGCCAATATAATTGAAGTTTGCTCGTTTTCTTGATATTTCTTCAGAATGTTAGCTGCCTTTGCAAGAATATCATCTGCATGATGGAGCAAACTACCACTGTACCATTCCTACAACGAGTCAAGCCACTGTCAGATCTCCTAAGCTCCAGTGTTTTCCAGTAAGTTTAATCATGTTATGTCAAGTATTGCATGATAAAGAAccataatataatttaattttccaCTTATACTCCATAATTGTCCTTAGTTTACTAACCAGTACATCCTaagatggcaagtgccttcgcccatgagcggtaggtctcgggttcgagacttgggagcagcctccccataaaatgggggtaaggctagccgacattcacctctcccagaccttgcgtaaagcgggagccttgtgcactgggtacgacatttttctctctagaaGACAAAAtgggacggcaataaggccggcgatgctgtatggcacagaatgttgggcggtgaagcatcaacacgtacacaaaatgggtgtagcggagatgaggatgcttcgttggatgtgtgggcacacgagaaaggataagattaggaatgaggatatccggggtaaagtaggagtagccgaaattgaaggaaagatgagagaaaatcggttacggtggtttggacatgtgcaaagaaggcctactgacgctccgattagaagatgcaactataggacagaggttcagggccgaaggggtagaggaagacctaggaaaactttggaagagaccctaagaaaagacttaagagtacttggatctaacggatgacatgacacaggacagaacacaatggcgttctaagattcatatagccgatcccactcagtgacttggattttccaagtctccaaccgagaagttttcctcgctcgggaaattaagggaacactacctcaacctacatgctccactcacaaagcttcgacatacaagcttcaacaaaagaaaattcaaagaacttagcgaagaaggctttggtgtattcaacacaatacgttgaaatgaaggaaagcttatttattgatatccccgataagttacaaatatgtacatatacttgagtcagaataaacaaacaagagggagccttcacaaaggttgcttaggagaagtctcagcagtcggtagagccccagaaagagaaggcaccggagggggatcattcggagcctcagtactggacaaaaccttAGAAGGAGGaagcatcagaggttgatcatttggagcttcattacgcggtacagccccagaagacgaaggcaataaatgcctttggaacaaacccacaaatctctgatgatcaagtaaaacctgaccatcagattccttcatctggtcaagtttcctcttcatgtttgtagcatagtcatgtgcgagccggtgcaactgtttattctcatgcttgagccctctaatctcttgtttgagactcatcacttcagccgccaatgattcaacttggcgggttcgagcaaataggcgttgggtcatattagacacagaacctgcacactgaacactgagagccagagaatccttaacagccaactcatcagatcgtttggaaagtagtctgttatctttgggagtgagaaggttcctagccactaccgcagcggtcatatcattcttcatcacggaatccccaacggtaagaggaccagtaggggagacgaaggatgggcaccatatgttgtctggagaaggcggggctgcctcttcaacaaggttcaagtcaaaacgacggtcggaggggccagacattttcaaaggtgttgaagagagaagaggtcagacaaatcaagatcttagaagtgcaagaatggagcttctactggtggatattcaagtgtgctttggaacttaatgtcagcccctataaaaatctgcactcgacgaagcttcagaaatcgaagaggcgcctgctcaaaaatcgaagaggcgtttgctttctcaaaaactgggctgctcagagaccacgagggtcgatctcagaaatcgaagaggcgtttgctttctcaaaagctgggctgctcagagaccacgagggtcgatctcagaaatcgaagaggcgtttgctttctcaaaagctgggctgctcaaagaccacgaaggccgatctcagaaatcgaagaggcttgctttctcaaaagctgggttgctaagagaccacgagggccgatcttagaaatcgaagaggcacctacttttccagccttgtcagcacctgtcacacgcacactcagccttgcggaaattatgggcattctgtcgaagatttctggcgaagtagaaagcacatgaatcgtactgttcaatcacccacttcccacacgcaacagtaactcatgggtaccacagataactttgccaaagttctctgacaaagttgagacacgtgaagcttgcagctcccgctacatcgctctgaccaagaagggtaaaagaattgcaaagaaacaacactaacaaagtttagacacataaattttgaaggtctagctaccatattattacccaacaagggtaaaggaacagtaccactgctggataattggaaagtctcggtgtgtcaacctctgtgcttcgtggcaaggtagactagcaaacatgcccaacctttactcacattcgagaaaacactcccaacaggattgcttgctccaaaatcgaagaggcactgccctttgaatctcgagagccagactcccaacatgattactttctcaaaaatcgaagagagggtaaaggaacagtaccactgctggataattggaaagtccctgtgtgtcaacctttgtgcttcgtggcaaggtagacttgcaaacatgcccaacctttactcacattcgagaaaacactcccaacaagattgcttgctccaaaatcgaagaggcaccgccctccgaatctcgagagccagactaccaacatgattactttctcaaaaatcgaagagagggtaaaggaacagtaccactgctggataattggaaagtccctgtgtgtcaacctctgtgcttcgtggcaaggtagactagcaaacatgcccaacctttactcacattcgagaaaacactcccaacaagattgcttgctccaaaatcgaagaggcaccaccctccgaatctcgagagccagactcccaacatgattactttctcaaaaatcgaagagacaccgctctccgaatctcgagagccagacccccagcaggattgctttctcaaaaatcgaagagacatcgttctccgaatctcgagagccagatccccgacaggattgcttgttcgaaaaccaaagaggcaccactttcccaacttcaagagctggatctccttggataaagcttgtctgtaatcttcacacgcaacatcagctttccagataccacagaccactttttcaaagtgctctgacagagttaaaacatgtgaagctggcagctcccactaccgtgctatgaccaagcagggtaaaggaatagcattattacttgatgttagggagactcctatatatgtcgacctccatccctaacggacaggcagacctgcaaaaatgctcaaccctttctcttatcggagagggcactcccaacgaagcctttcaaaatattcagctttctttccccccgataatacctctgtaaacaagctatactagagcaagaatatctcatatcatcagggttaaaagcaagaatatcccatatcatgctttttccctgtcttttcctttggccttgttcttacctgcaagacaaggagaaagagagcaatcagtcagcacttggaatcaagcttccagttaggaactgactgcctggaaccccttacctgattacttacctggcattgctctcgagtactcatcttcaacatcttatgcttccagggaagataccgcatccgcctgaggaacagatagggcaagtgagaaggatacaaggaagcatgtggagacaagcgtaacagcacacgtgccgatacatccactactctgtcaaaagcaaaagtatctcatatcagcagggtctaacgtactctagatttgatggacttgttttgaccctcaaattcttcagtcggccttatactctggaggaaaccagaaaaccctccagcccggttcaagaataagcctgtggaaagttacttcttcaaaagcaaaagtattccatatcatctcttctcatttttgttctctttatccttcatgctgcctgcaagatagggagaatgtgaacaatcagccggagctctgattgcttaccttgtctgtcacctctttcagcagatcccctagcccagcgacttgggggactcctactacatggtttgtatcgcgcttgaccaagcctgaaactacaagtaagcttcaagtgaaattgatacattaccttgtgcatctccaccagttacagataccacccctggatggaggaagagtacttccagagaagatgccacatctacctatgagacagataaggcaagtcaagacgataccacactccggtacttagaagtttcgtggttacgagatcattctcccacaatatttcctaatgtcatttgtactaaatcattcacttgtactcactaaaggagagcttgaacctatgtacttgtgtaaacccttcacaattaatgagaactcctctattccgtggacgtagccaatctgggtgaaccacgtacatcttgtgtttgcttttctatctctatccatttatatacttatccacactaatgaccggagcaatctagcgaagatcacaaaaagtgaccgttttcgctacctaggatctatcttgcaagagaacggagaattagatggagatctcaaccatagaatacaagctggatggatgaagtgtaagagtgcatccggcgtgttgtgtgaccgtcgtaggccactgaagctcaagggaaaattttataggacggcaataaggccagcgatgttgtatggcacagaatgttgggcggtgaagcatcaacacgtacacaaaatgggtgtagcggagatgaggatgcttcgtgggatgtatgggcacacgataaaggataagattgggaatgaggatatccgaggtaaagtaggagtagccaaaattgaaggaaatatgagagaaaatcggttccggtggtttggacatgtgcaaagaaggcctactgacgctccggttcgaaaatgtgactacgggacagaggttcagtaGTTAAGACTTAAGTAGCAAACAGTCTGCAAGTACAACCCCTAGAAGCAAATAGAGTTAGTTATAAGAAAAGTTCCAGTAAAGATTGAAAATATACACTAGGCTTTAGCTATGCAGAAATTTTTCATGGGAAATAATTAAGCAAGCTGCTTTCATCAGTTTCATACAAGGACAAAACACCCATAATCAGAAGAAAGCTTTCCTCTCCAAAGAAAGGGACTCCAGATGGGAGACTATTGTAACAGCCAGCCTTTTGTGGTCCCTTCTCTTCCCACTGAGGTTTTCCTTCCTTGCGTGCAGCCATCtttaggtcacccatcctaaaAGGAACAAGGTTGTAAAtagtaaaaattcaaaagcaaccAAATTTCCGTCAGAGGAATGAAATTCCAGGAAACTTCCATCTACCATCACCAAAAGGATGTGCAGGATATCTGTGTGAGCAATGTAACAATGTTGCATAAGAAATCATTGGACTGGCTTCATACTTGTAGTTCTAGTGTAACTGTAACATACTTAAGTTCACCATAAGGACGAAGACCAACACTAATTTCTTCTATTGGAGGGCAGTCTGTCCGCAAAAGAGAGAAACATGGTCAACTCCCAGTGTAAGATGATCATCATTGGAAAATCCATTTTGGTCCCAATAATATATATGCTTATTCTGATCACCAATCTgggaggaaaaaaagaagaggtcAACTTCTTTATCTAGATTCAAGATTCAAACTGATAGGTGTGTAATGAAGGCCAAACTACAGTTTTTCTTTCACATCCCTTTGCATTGATAAACTTTTAAACCTTATCTAAGCTAAAATCAAGTATACTACTGGGGAACACAGTACCATAGCACGTTGCAGAGCACGAAACTGAAGAAACATTGATATTATCCCTAGTCATCCAAATGGGTTATGTTTCTTAAAGTATGACCAGGTAAATTAAGTGTTCCAATACAGCCATCTGCATTGTACTAGACTAATAACTTCAAATGGGATTTCAAAATATCAAAGAAGACAAACCTCTATGATCCAAAGTGGAAGAGTTACACCCCCTTTTCTGCTAGAAGAAGAGTTAACGTTTGAGTGAAAAGACAAGGCaacatgcaacttcaaacctAACCTGAGTCAGAAATCAGTTTGAAAAGCTCTTCATATAGAGATCAATCATATGCAAGAGGAGAGAGAACGCTCTACGATTCCCCACCAAACCTCAACTGCAATTCCGTGGACGCATGCCAACTTGAGTTCTTTTAGAGCTACAGTTAAGGCCTTGATTCTGAAACAACAGTAAATTGAGAAACATATAAGGAGTTTCTGTCTCACTTGAAAggaaactaaattaaaaaaataaattttgaaacattttgAAACGTACATTTACATAACTTGAATTGGAAGAGATCAAAATAGTTAACTGCAACCTTGTAGCTAATCATACTCCGTTGTTTAAAAGAGTATaacaattaaattaagaatGAAAATGCATCATAGCCTCATCAACAGAAAGTCATAATAAAACTTACTTCCTAATCCATGGATGCCCCATACCATCAATGCAAAAGGCATCAACAGGCATCATCACATATATGGGAATTCTCTTATCTCGGGAAGACGGCAATATCGAGGACCTCGAATTCTCTCGTGCATCCATACTGCAAGCAACAAATCATCTAATTATCGCACAGACACATTTATACGATCCCATTGAACATTCAAAAGCAATAAACTAGCTCACAAACTTCTCGTCAAATCGATTAAAAGAATTCGCGTCTAAATTTTATTGTTTGGAATTATCAGCAACCCAACTGAACGTAGTCAACTATTCACTTCAGTAAACTCCACATAAGctaaaaattttataaattttcatGCGTTTTCTCGGGAACCAAACAGACCGTGCAACTCAAAAGAAAACGGAAAAAAACCGTAATTGTGTGAGATAAACCTGAGAATACCGTTTCTGGCAAGGGATGGGCTGCAGCGAGTGAAGAGGCCTTTTTTATAGACGGGAAGGGTCGAAACGTTTCAGAGGAGGTTTCGGCGGTCGGGCTTGTCGTCGAAACTGACTTCTCTGAAgcagaagaagctcctcc encodes the following:
- the LOC126614703 gene encoding receptor kinase-like protein Xa21 gives rise to the protein MLSNIRHRNLIKIISCCDELDFKALILQLMPNGSLENWLYSPNRSMNILQRLDVMKDVALALEYLHHGYSVPIVHCDVKPSNILLDDDMVAHVADFGIARLIGGGDSMTETMTLATVGYMAPEFGMEGSVSTRGDVYSFGIVLMETFTKRKPTDEMFVGEMNLKQWIADSLFPDAAIGEVVDADILGAEEDGDFVSRRDCLASVMRLALACSAALPGERINM